A single window of Fundulus heteroclitus isolate FHET01 unplaced genomic scaffold, MU-UCD_Fhet_4.1 scaffold_41, whole genome shotgun sequence DNA harbors:
- the LOC118560259 gene encoding zinc finger protein 391-like isoform X1, whose product MEDQNQNLEQNLDSDQNQDTDLESDQNPDQDWVSSSAPRKQKHKGNPGSRHLCCPLCPKTFKSAQRLKAHQVVHSKERPHTCGDCGASFKVVNSLKLHQRIHTGEKPYSCVDCGASFSVSSSLKKHMRVHTGEKPFKCDVCGKRFSESSAVTVHKRMHTGERPYKCDLCGKGFTIQGALETHRRVHTGEKPFWCSQCGNRFTTKASLVSHVSSHMDVKPYICGECGANFIHKKSLKHHQQVHSGYQCEKCGEMFPTALIRANHRRSHKWIEMLRNRKRSAPTLSPAQRDAATAAPGPSHQTLIRNQLEPVVHLKDPVVHLKDPVVHLKDPVVHLKDPVVHLKDPVVHLKDPVVHLKDPVVHLKDPVVHLKDPVVQLKDPVVQLKDPVVQLKDPVVHLKDPVVQLKDPVVHLKDPVVHLKDPVVHLKDQ is encoded by the exons AtggaggaccagaaccagaacctggagcagaacctggactcagaccagaaccaggacaCGGACCTGGAGTCGGACCAGAACCCGGACCAGGACTGGGTCTCGTCCTCTGCTCCCAGGAAGCAG AAGCATAAAGGGAACCCTGGATCCAGGCACCTCTGCTGTCCTCTCTGTCCTAAAACCTTCAAATCAGCTCAGAGGCTCAAGGCCCACCAGGTCGTTCACAGTAAAGAGAGACCACACACCTGTGGTGACTGTGGCGCTTCGTTCAAAGTGGTCAACTCTCTGAAACTCCATCAGCGTATTCACACCGGAGAGAAACCCTACAGTTGTGTAGACTGCGGCGCCTCCTTCTCTGTGTCCAGCTCCTTAAAGAAACACATGAGGGTTCACACAGGGGAAAAACCCTTCAAGTGTGATGTGTGTGGGAAACGTTTCAGCGAGTCGAGCGCAGTAACGGTACACAAACGGATGCACACAGGAGAGAGACCGTACAAGTGTGATCTGTGTGGGAAAGGATTTACAATTCAGGGTGCTCTGGAAACACACCGACGAGTGCACACTGGAGAGAAACCCTTCTGGTGTTCGCAGTGTGGGAACCGTTTCACAACCAAAGCATCTCTGGTGTCCCATGTGTCGAGTCACATGGATGTGAAACCGTACATATGTGGCGAGTGTGGCGCCAACTTTATTCATAAGAAATCCCTGAAACACCACCAGCAGGTTCACTCCGGGTACCAGTGTGAGAAATGTGGGGAGATGTTCCCCACGGCGCTGATCCGAGCCAATCACAGGCGCAGCCACAAGTGGATAGAGATGCtgaggaacagaaagaggtcGGCACCAACCCTGTCTCCAGCTCAGAGAGATGCAGCAACAGCCGCTCCTGGACCCAGTCATCAAACTCTGATCAGGAATCAGCTGGAACCAGTGGTTCAC CTGAAAGACCCAGTGGTTCACCTGAAAGACCCAGTGGTTCACCTGAAGGACCCAGTGGTTCACCTGAAAGACCCGGTGGTTCACCTGAAAGACCCGGTGGTTCACCTGAAAGACCCGGTGGTTCACCTGAAAGACCCAGTGGTTCACCTGAAGGACCCGGTGGTTCACCTGAAAGACCCGGTGGTTCAGCTGAAGGACCCAGTGGTTCAGCTGAAGGACCCGGTGGTTCAGCTGAAGGACCCGGTGGTTCACCTGAAAGACCCGGTGGTTCAGCTGAAGGACCCAGTGGTTCACCTGAAGGACCCAGTGGTTCACCTGAAGGACCCGGTGGTTCACCTGAAGGACCAGTGA
- the LOC118560259 gene encoding zinc finger protein 391-like isoform X2, translated as MEDQNQNLEQNLDSDQNQDTDLESDQNPDQDWVSSSAPRKQKHKGNPGSRHLCCPLCPKTFKSAQRLKAHQVVHSKERPHTCGDCGASFKVVNSLKLHQRIHTGEKPYSCVDCGASFSVSSSLKKHMRVHTGEKPFKCDVCGKRFSESSAVTVHKRMHTGERPYKCDLCGKGFTIQGALETHRRVHTGEKPFWCSQCGNRFTTKASLVSHVSSHMDVKPYICGECGANFIHKKSLKHHQQVHSGYQCEKCGEMFPTALIRANHRRSHKWIEMLRNRKRSAPTLSPAQRDAATAAPGPSHQTLIRNQLEPVVHLKDPVVHLKDPVVHLKDPVVHLKDPVVHLKDPVVHLKDPVVHLKDPVVHLKDPVVQLKDPVVQLKDPVVQLKDPVVHLKDPVVQLKDPVVHLKDPVVHLKDPVVHLKDQ; from the exons AtggaggaccagaaccagaacctggagcagaacctggactcagaccagaaccaggacaCGGACCTGGAGTCGGACCAGAACCCGGACCAGGACTGGGTCTCGTCCTCTGCTCCCAGGAAGCAG AAGCATAAAGGGAACCCTGGATCCAGGCACCTCTGCTGTCCTCTCTGTCCTAAAACCTTCAAATCAGCTCAGAGGCTCAAGGCCCACCAGGTCGTTCACAGTAAAGAGAGACCACACACCTGTGGTGACTGTGGCGCTTCGTTCAAAGTGGTCAACTCTCTGAAACTCCATCAGCGTATTCACACCGGAGAGAAACCCTACAGTTGTGTAGACTGCGGCGCCTCCTTCTCTGTGTCCAGCTCCTTAAAGAAACACATGAGGGTTCACACAGGGGAAAAACCCTTCAAGTGTGATGTGTGTGGGAAACGTTTCAGCGAGTCGAGCGCAGTAACGGTACACAAACGGATGCACACAGGAGAGAGACCGTACAAGTGTGATCTGTGTGGGAAAGGATTTACAATTCAGGGTGCTCTGGAAACACACCGACGAGTGCACACTGGAGAGAAACCCTTCTGGTGTTCGCAGTGTGGGAACCGTTTCACAACCAAAGCATCTCTGGTGTCCCATGTGTCGAGTCACATGGATGTGAAACCGTACATATGTGGCGAGTGTGGCGCCAACTTTATTCATAAGAAATCCCTGAAACACCACCAGCAGGTTCACTCCGGGTACCAGTGTGAGAAATGTGGGGAGATGTTCCCCACGGCGCTGATCCGAGCCAATCACAGGCGCAGCCACAAGTGGATAGAGATGCtgaggaacagaaagaggtcGGCACCAACCCTGTCTCCAGCTCAGAGAGATGCAGCAACAGCCGCTCCTGGACCCAGTCATCAAACTCTGATCAGGAATCAGCTGGAACCAGTG GTTCACCTGAAAGACCCAGTGGTTCACCTGAAGGACCCAGTGGTTCACCTGAAAGACCCGGTGGTTCACCTGAAAGACCCGGTGGTTCACCTGAAAGACCCGGTGGTTCACCTGAAAGACCCAGTGGTTCACCTGAAGGACCCGGTGGTTCACCTGAAAGACCCGGTGGTTCAGCTGAAGGACCCAGTGGTTCAGCTGAAGGACCCGGTGGTTCAGCTGAAGGACCCGGTGGTTCACCTGAAAGACCCGGTGGTTCAGCTGAAGGACCCAGTGGTTCACCTGAAGGACCCAGTGGTTCACCTGAAGGACCCGGTGGTTCACCTGAAGGACCAGTGA
- the LOC105923477 gene encoding uncharacterized protein LOC105923477: MKVLLLLVGILLHGPPWVTALQVFEGDPFVLLPCKLSSVDLKNATVVWSRSDLSPSTVHQRGPEGDELMGQNRLYRSRTSMRADALETGDLSLNVTRLKPSDAGNYTCSRDGAVLRRVQLEVEEPFPAWARVLLCALVVLVLVASGGIFGYFRHNFPTGPTVKVEENSGVKYVLLPCHSTVQPLGDVTVEWTDSHGNKVHIVDRDHHSRPEKQIRFYRNRTKMNNEQQRTGDLSLVLEHPTRADSDTYTCWVYSRRRRVLMKKQVQLQVKVQQVEVDSGVDAVLLPCQTTVQLLASTVEWKNSENWTVHKLQGSSDPLSQQEKIYKSRTEMNKDFLQTGDLSLTLKHPTFEDRDIYTCTVYSTDGDVLMKKQVQLHVRDGQVEVKEGAESVLLPFKVPPELLQQAKVVWWRYEPGPVKKVLVYKNGCNRHFEPDQSHRSRSKMNGELLKTGDLSLTLSRPTNTERYRCGVWRNGQLLIWTTVLLTVRGRVQLQEEPEDQRDRSCSMDLTPLMAGQPDY, from the exons AtgaaggttctgctgctgctggttgggATCCTGCTGCATG GGCCCCCGTGGGTCACGGCTCTACAGGTGTTTGAGGGGGACCCGTTTGTTCTGCTGCCCTGTAAGTTGTCCTCTGTGGACCTGAAGAACGCCACCGTGGTGTGGAGCCGGTCCGATCTCAGTCCTTCAACTGTTCACCAGCGCGGACCTGAAGGAGACGAACTGATGGGGCAGAACCGGCTCTATAGGAGCAGAACCTCCATGAGAGCCGACGCTCTGGAAACTGGAGACCTGAGCCTGAATGTGACCCGGCTGAAGCCGTCCGACGCCGGAAACTACACCTGCAGCCGAGACGGAGCGGTTCTGAGACGGGTCCAGTTGGAGGTGGAAG AACCATTTCCAGCCTGGGCCCGAGTCCTGCTGTGTGCCCTGGtcgttctggttctggtggctTCTGGAGGCATCTTCGGTTATTTCCGGCACAACTTCCCGACAG GTCCCACAGTGAAGGTTGAGGAGAACTCGGGGGTGAAGTACGTCCTGCTGCCCTGTCACTCCACAGTTCAGCCCCTGGGCGACGTCACGGTGGAGTGGACCGACAGCCACGGCAATAAGGTCCACATAGTGGACCGGGACCACCATAGCAGACCAGAGAAACAGATCAGGTTCTACAGGAACAGAACCAAGATGAACAATGAGCAGCAAAGAACCGGCGACCTCAGCCTGGTCCTGGAACACCCCACACGGGCCGACTCAGACACCTACACCTGCTGGGTCTACAGCAGGAGGAGACGGGTTCTGATGAAGAAGCAGGTCCAGCtccaggtcaaag TCCAGCAGGTGGAGGTGGATTCAGGGGTGGATGCAGTCCTGCTACCCTGTCAAACCACGGTTCAGCTGCTGGCTTCTACAGTCGAGTGGAAGAACAGTGAGAACTGGACGGTCCACAAGCTGCAGGGCAGTTCTGACCCGCTTTCACAGCAGGAAAAGATTTACAAGAGCAGAACCGAGATGAACAAAGACTTTTTACAAACTGGGGACCTCAGTTTGACTCTGAAACATCCCACATTTGAGGACAGGGACATCTACACCTGCACCGTCTACAGCACGGACGGAGATGTCCTGATGAAGAAACAGGTTCAGCTTCATGTCAGAG ACGGACAGGTGGAGGTGAAGGAGGGGGCGGAGTCTGTCCTGCTGCCGTTCAAAGTACCGCCTGAACTTCTTCAACAAGCCAAAGTCGTGTGGTGGCGCTATGAACCTGGACCCGTGAAAAAGGTTCTTGTTTACAAAAATGGTTGTAATCGGCACTTTGAACCGGACCAGAGCCACAGAAGCAGAAGCAAGATGAACGGAGAGCTGCTGAAAACAGGAGACCTCAGTCTGACCCTGAGCCGGCCCACAAACACCGAGAGATACAGATGTGGAGTCTGGAGAAATGGACAGCTGCTGATCTGGACCACGGTTCTGCTCAcagtcagag GACGAGTCCAGCTTCAGGAGGAACCTGAAGACCAAAGGGACAGAAGCTGCTCTATGGACCTGACTCCACTCATGGCTGGTCAGCCAGATTATTGA